CACCGCGATCGGCCCGGTCGCGGCGTTGACCTCTTCGGGGATCGCGTCGAGAAGGTCGTCGTCGCTCTGGATCGCCCCGTTCAGGCTGTCGATCGTCTCGATCGTCACCGACTCGCCGTCGTCGGCCTCGTAGACCGGGTCCATCTCGGGGCCGAACTCGTAGACGTGTCCGTCGAGGTGTGAGACGCGTTCGCGTGGCATCGGGTCGGTATCTGCGCCGCACCCTAAAAAATCCGGGCGACTGACTCGACGCGACGAGAGCGTCGCGCTCCGAGGGTGTTACTCGTCGCTCTCGCCCGCGTCGCCGCCGTCCGCGCCGCCTTCGTCGTCCGCCTCGGTCTCGTCGTCGTCCGCCTCAGTCTCGTCGTCGTCCGCCTCGTCACCGCCCAGTCCGGCCGCCTCGAAGGCGGCCTCGACCTCGTCGACCGGGACCGTGCGGAAGCCGTCGGCCTCCGTCACGGTCGCGACTGCGAGGTCCGACGGCTCGAACTCGTCGTCGTGCGCGGCCAGCGCCGCGACGGCGAGTTCGATGCCGTCCTCCAAGGAGAGGTCGTCCGTCCACTCCTCTTCGAGGTGACCCTGGATGTCCTGCCGGCCGCCGCCGATGACGGTCGCCTTCCACTCGTTGGGCGTCCCCGAGGGGTCGGCCGCGAACAGGCGCGGCTCGCCGTCGTCGATGCCGCCGATGAGGAGGGCCGCGCCGTACGGTCGCGTGCCGCCGCGCTGGGTGTTCTCCTGGATGTGGTCCGTGACGAACTTCGTCAGCGTCTCGACGCCGACCGGCTCGCCGTAGCGGAGGCGGTTCCCCTGCGACTGGCGGCGCGCGAGGTCGATCAGCTGGCGGGCGTCGGCGACGTGGCCCGCGCTCGCGGTGCCGAGGTGGTCGTCGAGCTTGTGGAGCTTCTCGATGCTCTCGGCCTCCATCAGCGACGAGGAGGGCCGCGACATCGCGACGAAGACGACGCCGTCCGTCGTCCGGACGCCGACGCTCGGCGCGCCGCGAGAGACCGCCTCGCGGGCGTACTCGACCTGGTAGATCCGACCGTCCGGCGAGAACAGCGACGTGCCGCGGTCGTACGCCTGCTGATCGTTGTTGCCCATCATCGCCGATCACCCGCTCGCGCGGTGTCACGTTCGCTCATTACACCCACTTACGTCGCGCCGTTGAAAAAGGGTCCGTAACCGGTACGTCTCGGCCGCGTCCGGAACCGCGAGGTCGCCGCGGGGTTCGGTCGCCGACGGATATATCCACGCAGGTCGCTTAGGTCGCCTGACATTGACGCTCACACGAACCTCAGCCGCGCTGCTGGCCGCGTTGACGATCCTGTCGGCCGTCGGCGGGGCGTTCGCGGTCGGCGGCGCGGCGGCGGTACCGGACGCGCGGATCACCGTCGGCGAGGTCGGGGTCTCCCCGGGCGACCCGGCCGTCGGCGAGCGGACGGCGCTGAACGTCACCGTCTCGAACTCCGGCGGCAGCGACGCGGCGGCGAACGTGACCGAGGTCCGCGTCCGCGACGCCGACGGCGACGTGCTCGACAGCGTCTCCGGCGTCGGCGCGCTCTCGGCGGGCGACTCGCTCGACGCGACGCTGTGGACGACCTTCGAGGAGCCGGGCGAGAAGCGGCTCACCGTCGAGGCCGTCGCGAACCAGTCGACGACCGGCGAGTTCGTCACCGTCAGCCGCGACGCCGTGATCGAGGTGCGGCCGACCGAGGTGTCGCTCGACCTGCGGACCCGCGCGCTCGACCCCGAGGACCTCCAGAGCGACGACGGGAGCGAGAGCCCGGCGGCCGACCTCGGCGTCGGCGGCATTCAGGGCATCTTCGGCGGTGGCGGCGGACTCGACGCGAACGACGGCGGACAGGGCGAGGAGTCGCCCCCCGTCGCCGACTCGCCCGTCGCGGTGACCGTGGTCAACACCGGGACGACGACCGCAGACCGCGTCAGCCTCCGCGCCGTCGGGACCGCGGTCGAGGGCGGTGGCGACACCGGCGACGGAGACGACGCGGACGGCGACGCCGACGAGACGGTCGACGTCGGCCCGTTCGTCGTGGAGGACGTCGCGCCCGGCGAAGAGCGGCGGGTGATCGTCGACCTCGGGCCGCTCGACCGCCGCTCGGCGGTGACGGTCTCCGCGGCGTTCCGCGCCGACACGGACCAGCGGAACGACCGCGGGGCGGACCGGACCGCGGAGTCGACGGTGACGTACCCGGTCCGCGAGGCGACGCCGACCGTGACCGACGCGACGGTCCGCGAGGGCGCTGACGGCGCGGTCGTCGTCGACGCCAACCTCGGAAACGCCGGGTCGGGGGAGATGACGGGGGCGGTCGTCTCCGTCGGGGACGCGCCCGGCGTCGAGCCGACCCCCGCCGGCGGCGAGTACTTCGTCGGGTCGCTCTCCGGGAGCGACTTCGTCGGGGTCGAACTCGAAACGGCGGTGAACGCCTCCGTGGCGGACGAGATCCCCATCCGCGTCGCCTACACCGAGCGCGGCGTCCGGTACACGGAGACGCTGACGGTGGCGGCCCCCGAGCCGGACGACGAGAGCGACGGCGGCGGGACGCTCGGCCGGATCGGCGTCGGTGGCGTCGGGTCGGCGAGCGCGCTCGCCAGCGCGCTCGCGGTCGTCGGCCTCGCCGGTGCGGTCGGCGTCGCGGTCAGGAGCGGGCGCGTCGGCGGGTCGAGCGACCGGGGGCGCGACGGGCCGGCACCGTGAGCGGGAACGCCGCGGACGACGCCGGAGCCGACGACCCGGCCGTCGGTGACACTCCCGTCGGCGACCCACCGGTCCGCGACGACTACGGCGTCGCGCTCCGGGGCGTCGTCAAGCGCTACCCGAGCGGCGGCGGCGACCCGGTGGTCGCGCTCGACGAGGTCGACTTTGCGGTCCGACCGGGCGAGTTCGTCGCGGTGGTCGGCCCCAGCGGGTCCGGGAAGTCGACGCTACTGAACGTGCTGGGGCTGCTCGACGACCCCACCGCGGGCCGTCGCCTGCTCGACGGCACCGACGTGACGGACCTCTCGGTGGCCGAGCGCACTCGGGCGCGAAAGGAGTCGATCGGGTTCGTTTTTCAGGACTTCCACCTGCTGCCGACGCTGACCGCGGTCGAGAACGTCGCGATGCCGACCGCGTTCGACCCCGGGGAGGCGAGCGACCGCGCCGCGGACCTCCTCTCGCGGTTCGGGCTCGGCGACCGGCTCGACCACGAGCCGAGCGAGCTCTCCGGCGGCCAGAAGCAGCGCGTCGCCATCGCCCGCGCGCTGATCAACGAGCCGGCCGTGCTGCTCGCGGACGAGCCGACGGGGAACCTCGACACGGAGACCGGCGAGTCGATCCTCGCCGAGTTCGAGCGCGTGAACGCCGAGGGGGTCGCCGTCGTCGCGGTCACGCACGACCCGCTCGTCGAGCGGTACGCCGACCGCGTCGTCGACCTCACCGACGGGGTGATGACCGGCGGGCTGCCGGGAGACGGCGCGTCTTCGTCCAGCGACCCCACGGCCGCCCGAGGTGACCGATGAGCGACCGGAGCGCCGACGGACTCGCCGGCTGGCTCCGCGGGTGGGGTCCCGCGGTGTCGATGGCGTCGCGGAACCTCCGCCGGAACCGGGTGCGGACCGCGCTGGCCGTGCTGGGCGTCTGTATCGGCGTCCTCGCGGTCGCGGCGCTCGGCATCTTCGGGAACGTGCTGGCGCTCGGGGCCGACGACGCCATCGGCGACATCGGGACGCAGGTCGTCGTCTCGCCGAACGCGGACGCCGGCGTCGAGTCGCTGTCGAACGCGGACGTCGCGTCGATCCGGCGCGCGGTCGACGGGGCCGCCGGCGGCGGGGCGGCCGTCGTCCCGCTGTACTCCGACAGCGCCACCGTCGCGCGGCAGGGCGACCAGACGTTCGCGACGGTGTACGGGGTCGAGGAGCCGGCGCTCGCGTACGAGGCCGCCGAGGGGAGGTTGCCGGAGCGCCACCGTCAGGGGGCGATCCTCGGCGCGGGCATCGCCGAGGACCTCGGGGCCGGGGCGGGCGACACCGTGGAGATCGCCGGCTCGCAGGTGCGGGTGATCGCGGTGCTGGTCGAGAGCCAGACGTTCAGCCCGGTGGCCCCCGACGACGCGGTCTACCTCCCGGAGTCGGCGTTCTCGGCCGACGGCTACGCGCAAGCGCTTGTCATCTCCGACTCCGGCGAGGCGGCTCGCGTCGCGGCCGACGCGATCCGCGAGGAGGTGAACGCGCGCGAAGAGCGCGTGGAGCTGTTCGAACTGGCCGCCCTCGTCGACGAGATAAACGAGTTCTTCGGCCTGCTCTCGACGTTCCTGCTCGGGCTCGGTGCCATCTCCCTCGTCGTCGCCGGGGTCTCCATCCTCAACGTGATGTTGATGAGCACCGTCGAGCGCAGACAGGAGATCGGGGTGATGCGCGCGGTCGGCGTCGCCCGCCGCGACGTGTTGCGCGTCCTCCTCGCCGAGGCCGGCCTGATCGGCGCGGTCGGGGCCGCGGCGGGCACGCTGCTCACCGTCCTGCTCGTCGCCGGCCTCGTGGTCGCGGCCGAGGAGGTCGACGCCGCGCTCGCGCTCGACCCGACGAACGGCTACTACCTCCTCCTGGCGCTCGTCTTCGGCGTCGGCGTCGGGATCGTCAGCGGCGCGTACCCCGCGTGGAAGGCCGCCAACGAGCGGCCGGTCGAAGCGCTGCGGAGTTGAACGCGGGAGGGATCGGGGAACTCCGAGGCGTTCACCGAGGCCGAGGGGTCGGTGGCGAGCGGACCCGACGGGAGACCCCGCCGAACGCTTCTCAGGCGGACGCGAGATCGAACGAGACGGCCGGTCGCTGAAGCGTGCGAGCCAATCGAGCCCGTCCCTCATGCGCGCCGCCCCGGCGGGAGACGGTACGCGGTAGCAGGGACAGTCGGTCGAAGGCCCGTAGCGACGATTCAGTCGTTTCCGTCGTTCCCGTTCTCGCTACCGTTGCCACCGTCGCCGGCCCCGTTCGGGTTCGCCGACGTCGTCTCCGCGGGGCACAGGATAACGTCCTCGGCCTTCGACTCGTAGACGCCTACTTCCTCGTGCTGGGTGAAGAAGGACACCAGCACGACCGCGTCTTGGTAGTCGCGGTCCGCTCCCTCGTTAAACTCGAAGAGGTACACCGCCTGGTTGTCGTCGAGCGTCACCTCGCCGTCATCGATGTACGGCTCGACGTACGCCGCCGCGGACTGCTGTCCCTCGCCGCTGCTGAACGACGGTGCCTCGTCGCCGTCGCGGTAGACGCGGACGTTGTCGGAGTTCTCGGTGCTGGAGACGTGCGTCCACGTGTATCCGACGAACTCACAATCAAATCCGAACACGTTACAGTCGTACTCGGGCCGTGCGCCCGCCGCCTGGACCTCGACATCCGTCTCCGGATCCTGTCTAGAGATGCCGTACGATCCGACTACCTCGTCGGTGTCGTTCTGTGCCGTCCACGCATGGACGCGCTCGCCGCCGAGATGGACGCTGACGTTCACCGGCGGGTCGGCCGTCTCGGACGACCACCCCGTCCCAACGAACTTTACGTTCGCCGTGTAGTCGGTCGTCGCCTCCACCCGGCTCCCGTCGATGACGAACCCACCGCGCTCGACCGGAATCGTACGCGAAGAGAGGATGTACCCCCCGCCGCCACCGTTATGGGTTAGATCCACGGACACCTCGCCGGTGTCCGCGTCACAGACCGCCGACTCGTCGAGTTCCACATCCAGTTGCTCGCCGGCGGCCCACGTTCCGTCCGCGAACGCCCCCGCGTCAAACTCCGACAACGGGACCCGAGTCCGACTTTCGCCCTCTCCGATTACGACAGAGAGCGCGTCGACGTCGACGGACTCGCCACCCCGGTGAACGAACTCCAGCGTGTGCCGCGTCTCGTTTCCGCCGATCTCCACCTCGATGGACTGTTCGCTCGCGACGAACGGAGGCGGCGACTCTAGCGTGTCGCCGAAGCCGAGGACCAGTACCGTCGTCGTCGCCGCGAGCGCGACGACGATGGCGAACATGAGAACCGCTCCGACGACCGGTGAGATCCCGCGATCATCGAAGCGAGAGGACATAACGTGACTGTCACGTATATAATTCAAAACTCTTCTGGAAAAATTATCGAATTTGATACAATCCAGATCCGTTCACCCGCGGTTCGTCGCATACCCCGTACACGAGCCGGAAGCCGCGGTATCGACGCACGCACACCACCGGTGGTGTCGTCCGTTCGGTGGCCGCGTGGTCCGTGGTGGGCGGATATCGATTCATCGCTCGTCACGCGGCCGCGCGACGCGCCACCAGTCGGACCGCGATGCCGACCGCATAGCCGACGGCCCCGAGCGCGACCGCGAGCGGCAGGCCGAACTCGACGACCGACTCCAGCCCGCCCATCAGTTCGGCCCGGGCCGACCCGTGCGCGAATCCAAGCATCCGCGGGTAGGTGTACCGGGAGCCGCCCGTCCACTCGCCGGTGAGGAGCCCCACCAGCGGCGGAAACGTGTATCCCCAGACGGCGATCAGACCGAGCGACCCGACAGTCGACGCGAGGCCCGCTCCGAAAAACCCGGCGGCGACGGCGATCGCCGGCGCGATCACGAGCCAGCCGAAGAAGGCGTAGAGGCCGACGCTCGCTCCCGCGAGGAACGCGACCGACGCGACCGCGAGCAGGACCCCGACCGACAGTAGGAGGAGCCGGCGCGGACGGCGGTCGCCGAGGACGTGTCGGCGGAGCCGACCGCTACTGGACCGATCGCTGTCCGCGAGATCGCCGTCGAGACTGTCGCTACCGAGTCGGTCGTTGTCGGGCGAGTCGCCGGGAGGGCTCACGTCGTGTGGCCCGATGCCCGGGAAAATACGTCTTGTGCCGACTGCGAGTCCGTTCGACCGCTCAGACGCCGCGGCCCTGGAGCTGCTCTTCCTCCTCCATGTCCTCGTTGGACTGCCCTTTCATCCCCTTGCCCGTGCCGCTGGCGATCCGGGCGAGCTCCTCGGGGTCGTCCCAGTTGTTAACGGCCTCCACGATGGCGTTGCCCATCGCCGCGGGGTCCTCCGCCCCGAAGATGCCGGAGCCGACGAAGATGCCGTCGCAGCCGTGGTACATCATCAGCGCGGCGTCGGCGGGCGTCGCGATGCCGCCGGCCGCGAAGTTGACGACCGGGAGCCGCTCGGCCTCGGCGGTCTCGTGGACCAGGTCGCGGGGCGCGCCGTGTTCGCGGGCCCACTTCTCGCGCTCTTCGTGGTTGAGACCGGTGAGCGTCCGGATCTGATTTTTGATGGTGCGCTGGTGTTTGACGGCCTGGTTCACGTCGCCCGTGCCGGCCTCGCCCTTCGTCCGGATCATCGCCGCGCCCTCGTGGATGCGCCGGAGCGCCTCGGGGAGGTTCCGGGCCCCGCAGACGAACGGCGAGGTGAAGTCGCGCTTGTCGGTGTGGTACTCGTCGTCGGCGGGCGTGAGCACCTCCGACTCGTCGATCATGTCGACGCCGAGCGCCTCCAGGATCTCCGCCTCCTTGCGGTGGCCGATCCGCGATTTCCCCATCACCGGAATGGAGACCTCGTCGATGATCTCGGGGACGCGCTCGGGGTCGGGCATCCGCGCGACGCCGCCGCGCTTGCGGATGTCGGCCGGCACGTGTTCGAGCACCATCACGGCGACCGCGCCCGCGTCCTCCGCGATCCGGGCCTGTTCGCGGTTGACGACGTCCATGATGACGCCGCCCTTCTGCATCTGCGCGAAGCCGCGCTTGACAAGCTCGGTCCCGCGCTTCAGCTCCTCTAAGTCCGTGGCCTCTGGCATGAATACTGGTAGGGTCGCCGGCCACTTAACGGGTCGCTTTCGGGGGGATGGACGGTCAAGAGCGCCGCTCGCGCCCGAACCCGTTCGGGGGGTCGCCGCTCGCTCGGAACCACCGCAACGGCGAAGTCCCCGCCCGTCCGAGTGACGGTCGTGACTACCGGAGCGATCCTCGCCGGCGGGCGCTCGACGCGCTTCGGCGACGCGGACAAGTCCGTCGCACGGATCGCCGGCGTGCCGATGGTCCGCCGGGTCGCCGACCGGCTCGCGGGGACCGACGACCCGGTTCCGCCCGGGGCCGACCGCGCCAGCGGCGGCGACGCGGTCGTCGACGAACTCGCCGTCAACTGCCGCCCCGACCAGCGGGATGCGATCGCCGAGGCGCTGTCCGGCGTTCCGCTCCCCGTCCGCTGGGCGATCGACGAGGAACCGGACCTCGGGCCGCTGGCCGGAATCGGGAACGCCTGCCGGGCCGCGACCGAGCCGTACGCCGCCGTCGTCGCCTGCGACATGCCGTTCGTCGACCCCGCCTTCCTCGCGGCGATGCGCGAGACGGTCGCGGAGTCGGGGGCCGAGGCGGCCGTCCCGCGGCTCGAAGACCGCTGGTATCAGACGACGCAGGCGGTGTACGCGGCCGAGTCGGCGGCGGAGGCCTGTCAGCGTGCGCTCGACCGCGGCGACCGCAAGGTGCTCGCGCTGGTGGACCAGGTGGACGCCGTCGTCGTCGACGACGAGGCGATCCGGTCGCTGACGGCCGAACTGACGTTCACGAACGTCAACACGCGGCCGGAGCTTGACGAGGCGGAGCGGGCGGTCGCTGCCGCGGCCGACGCCGCCTGAACCGGAGAGAAGTGGGGCCGCCGGCCGCGGCGTCAGTCGGTCAGCGTCTCGTACGCCTCGTTGAGCCGCTTGAACTCCTCCTCGTCGCCGTCCTCGCCGTCCGGGTGGAGCCGCTTCGCGCGCTCGCGGTACGTCCGGCGCACCGTCTCCCCGTCGGCCGTGCGGTCGAGGCCGAGCGTCTCGTACGCCTCGCGCTCCGTCATCCGGTCGGTCGACGGCGCGCGATCTCGGGGACCCCTCGCCCCGGAGCCGCGGGGACCGCCCGGACCGCGAGCGCCGCGCCGACTCCCGCCCGGCCCCGCACCCGGGCCGCGACCCCCGTCGGCAGCGCCGGCGGCGCGGTACGCGCGCTCCCGGTTGGCCTCGGCGCGGGCGCGCTGTCTGGCGCGCTCGCGCTCCGTCGGCCCCGCCTGCTCGGCGGACCGCCGGGCCTGATCGCGGAGGCGGCCGCTGGCGTGGTACCAGAGGAAGTACGAGACGGCACCGAACGGCACCGCGAGCGCCAACGCGATCGGGTGGAGCACGATCCCGGCGATCACGAGGAGCGCCGTCATGCCGACGAACGTCCCGGCGAGCCCCACGACGATCGTTCGGTTCGTCACGGCCGCATTCGGGGTCGCAGAACCGTAAGGCTCTCGCCGACGGACTGCCCTGCGGGCCGGCGTCGCCTCCGCACCGTTTATGACCGCGGCCGCCCGGGTACGGGGTATGGAACCGGCGGACCGAGAGACGGTGACGGGGCTGCCGCCCGGAATCGCGGCCGCCCGCGAGGAGCTCACGCCGATGCTCTCGCAGTACGCCGACCTCTGTGCCGCCCACGGGGACGCCCTCGTCCTGTTTCAGGTCGGCGACTTCTACGAGGCGTTCTGCGAGGCGGCCGAGGCGGTCGCGCGGGTCTGCGAGGTGACGCTGACCGAGCGGTCCGACTCCACCGGCGACTACCCGATGGCCGGGATCCCCATCGACAACGCGGCCCCCTACCTCGAATCGCTGCTCGACGCGGGCTACCGCGTCGCGCTCGGCGATCAGGTCGAGGACGCGGAGCAGGCCTCCGGGCTCGTCGACCGCGCGGTCACCGAGGTGATCACGCCCGGGACCGTCGTCGAGGACGACCTCCTGGAGGCCGGCACGACGAACTACGTCGCGGCCGTGACCGAGTCCGACGGCGTCGTCGGCCTCGCCGCCGTCGACGTCTCGACCGGCGAGTGCCTCGTCACGTCGGGCGATCGGGACGCGGTCGCGGGCGAGCTCGACCGGATCGCGCCGGCAGAACTCATCGCGGGACCGGCCGCGCCGGCGTTCGAGCCGAGCGACGCGGAGCGCGGCTGGGAGACCCACGAGTACGACGCCGACGCCTTCGACCGCCGGACCGCGGCCGAGCGGCTGGAGCCGTACCTCCCGGCACCCGAGCGCCGCTTCGACGCGGACGCTGAACTGCGGGCGGCGGGCGCGGTGCTCGCGTACGCCGAGTACACGCAGGGCGACGACGGCCCGCTCTCGTACGTGACGCGGATTCGGCGGTACGACCCCCGCGACCGCCTCCGGCTCGACGCTGCCGCCCAGCGGAGCCTCGAGCTGTTCGAGAACCGCGGGCTGGGGGCGAGCGACACCCTGTTCGACGCGCTCGACGAGACGAACTGCGCGCTCGGCCGGCGCTGTCTGGAGCGCTGGCTCCGGCGGCCCCTCGTCGACGCCGACGCGATCCGGGGCCGCCACGACGCGGTCGGCGAACTCGCCGACCGGAGCCTCGCCCGCGAGGGGGTCGCCGACGCGCTCGCGACCGCCTACGACCTCGAACGCCTCGTGAGCCGGGTCTCGCGGGGGCGGGCCGACGCCCGCGACCTGCGCTCGCTCGGCCGGACGCTCGCGATCGTGCCGGAGCTGAAGGCGACGCTCGCGGGGGCGGACGGCGAGGTGGGCGTGGACGGTGAGCGGGTGGCGGACGGCGGGTCCGAGGCCGAGGGAGACGACGACGCCGAGTACCCCCGAACGGACCGCCTCAGCGACCTCCGCGACCGCCTCGACGAGCTGTCCGGGGTCCGCGAGCTGATCGACGACGCGATCGCGACCGACCCCCCACAGGAGATCACCGAGGGCGGCGTAATCTGTGAGGGGTTCGACGACGACCTCGACGACCTCCGGGCCACCGAGCGCGAGGGCCGCCGGTGGGTCGCGGACCTCGAAGCGAGCGAGCGCGAGCGCACCGGGATCGACTCGCTGTCGGTCGGGCACAACCAGGTCCACGGCTACTACATCGAGGTGACCGACGCCAACGCCGACCGCGTCCCCGACGACTACCGCCGCCGACAGACCCTGAAGAACAGCGAGCGGTACGTCACGCCGGAGCTGAAGGAGCGCGAGGAGGCCATCGTCGGGGCCGCGGAGCGCGCGGACGCCTTGGAGTACGAGCTGTTCGTCGACGTCCGCGAGCGCGTCGCGAGCGAGACCGAGCGGATTCAGGAACTCGCGGACGCGCTCGCCGAACTCGACGCGCTCGCCTCGCTGGCGACGGTCGCGGTCGAACACGACTACGTCCGCCCCGAACTGCGGGGCGGTTCCGGGGCAGACGCAGACGCCGGGATCGCGATCGAAGGCGGTAGACACCCCGTCGTCGAGCGGACGGAGGAGTCGTTCGTCCCGAACGACGCGGACCTGCCGCGCGGCTCGGTCGCCGTGATCACGGGGCCGAACATGAGCGGGAAGTCGACGTACATGCGGTCGGTCGCGCTCGCGGTCGTCCTGGCCCAGACGGGGTCGTTCGTCCCCGCGCAGGCCGCCTCTCTGCCCGTCTTCGACCGCGTGTTCACCCGCGTTGGAGCCTCCGACGACATCGCCGGCGGCCAGTCGACGTTCATGCGCGAGATGAGCGAGCTGACGGAGATCCTCCACGACGCCGGGCCCGACTCGCTCGTCCTCCTGGACGAGGTCGGGCGGGGGACGGCCACCACCGACGGCCGCGCCATCGCCCGCGCGGCCGCCGAGTTCCTCCACGACGAACTGGGCGCGACCGCGCTGTTCGCCACCCACTACCACGAGCTCACGGACCTCGCGGACGAGCGCGAGCGCGTCTTCAACCTCCATTTCACCGCCACCCGCGAGGACGGCGACGTGACGTTCCTCCACCGGGTCGTCCCAGGAGCCTCCTCGTCGTCGTACGGCGTCGAGGTCGCGGAGCTCGCCGGTGTCCCCGGCCCGGTCGTCGACCGCGCCCGGGACCTCGTCGCCGCCGAGGAGGGCGACCGGCGGGGGGAGCCGGATGTGGTCGGGGTCGGGACCGGGGCCGGCGACCCGGCCGTCGACGGGGCTTCGAGTCGGGGGCCTTCGAATCAGGAACCGCCGGACGAGGAGGACGAGGACGGGACCGACGACGGCGGGGACGGAACGGACGACACCGACGCGTCGCTGCGCGAGTTCCTCGCCGAGGAGTCCGCGGACGACCCGGGAGACGGCGAAGGCGGGCCGAGCGGCCGGAACGGCCGGGAGTCGGCCGGGAGTCGGGCGGACGCCCCGGGCGACGCGGACCGGGCGGTCGCGCCCGACGCCGCCAGCGAGGTCGTGGCGGCGCTCCGCGACCTCGACCTCGCGCGGATGACGCCGATAGAGGCGCTGAACGCCCTCCACGACCTCCAGTCGCGAGCCGACGATGACGGGTGACCGGGACGGCGGGCGCGGGGTTTCCGGCGGCGACCGTGCCGACCGTGCCGGCGACGACGACCGCGCCGCCGACGACCGCGCCGCAGACGACGCGGACGGGAGCGACGCCGACGACCGCGTCCGCCGGCTCGACCGGGAGACGGTGGACCGGATCGCCGCCGGCGAGGTGGTGACGCGGCCGGCGCGGGTCGTCGGCGAACTCGTCGACAACGCGCTCGACGCCGGCGCGTCCCGGGTCGAGATCGCCGTCGACGGCGACGGCACCGACCGGATCCGCGTCGCGGATGACGGCCGGGGGATGACGCGGGCCGACGCGGCCCGCGCCGTCGAGCGCCACGCGACGAGCAAGCTACCGCCCGACGGCGACCCGGTCGGCGTCGAGTCGCTCGGCTTCCGCGGCGAGGCGCTCGCGGCGGTCGCCGAGGCCGCTCGGCTCGAACTCGTGACGAGTCCGGGCGACGGGGTCGGCACGCGGGTCGTCGTCGACGGGACGGCGGAGGCCGCCGGGAAC
This genomic stretch from Halorubrum hochsteinianum harbors:
- the psmA gene encoding archaeal proteasome endopeptidase complex subunit alpha, translating into MGNNDQQAYDRGTSLFSPDGRIYQVEYAREAVSRGAPSVGVRTTDGVVFVAMSRPSSSLMEAESIEKLHKLDDHLGTASAGHVADARQLIDLARRQSQGNRLRYGEPVGVETLTKFVTDHIQENTQRGGTRPYGAALLIGGIDDGEPRLFAADPSGTPNEWKATVIGGGRQDIQGHLEEEWTDDLSLEDGIELAVAALAAHDDEFEPSDLAVATVTEADGFRTVPVDEVEAAFEAAGLGGDEADDDETEADDDETEADDEGGADGGDAGESDE
- a CDS encoding CARDB domain-containing protein, translated to MTLTLTRTSAALLAALTILSAVGGAFAVGGAAAVPDARITVGEVGVSPGDPAVGERTALNVTVSNSGGSDAAANVTEVRVRDADGDVLDSVSGVGALSAGDSLDATLWTTFEEPGEKRLTVEAVANQSTTGEFVTVSRDAVIEVRPTEVSLDLRTRALDPEDLQSDDGSESPAADLGVGGIQGIFGGGGGLDANDGGQGEESPPVADSPVAVTVVNTGTTTADRVSLRAVGTAVEGGGDTGDGDDADGDADETVDVGPFVVEDVAPGEERRVIVDLGPLDRRSAVTVSAAFRADTDQRNDRGADRTAESTVTYPVREATPTVTDATVREGADGAVVVDANLGNAGSGEMTGAVVSVGDAPGVEPTPAGGEYFVGSLSGSDFVGVELETAVNASVADEIPIRVAYTERGVRYTETLTVAAPEPDDESDGGGTLGRIGVGGVGSASALASALAVVGLAGAVGVAVRSGRVGGSSDRGRDGPAP
- a CDS encoding ABC transporter ATP-binding protein translates to MSGNAADDAGADDPAVGDTPVGDPPVRDDYGVALRGVVKRYPSGGGDPVVALDEVDFAVRPGEFVAVVGPSGSGKSTLLNVLGLLDDPTAGRRLLDGTDVTDLSVAERTRARKESIGFVFQDFHLLPTLTAVENVAMPTAFDPGEASDRAADLLSRFGLGDRLDHEPSELSGGQKQRVAIARALINEPAVLLADEPTGNLDTETGESILAEFERVNAEGVAVVAVTHDPLVERYADRVVDLTDGVMTGGLPGDGASSSSDPTAARGDR
- a CDS encoding ABC transporter permease — translated: MSDRSADGLAGWLRGWGPAVSMASRNLRRNRVRTALAVLGVCIGVLAVAALGIFGNVLALGADDAIGDIGTQVVVSPNADAGVESLSNADVASIRRAVDGAAGGGAAVVPLYSDSATVARQGDQTFATVYGVEEPALAYEAAEGRLPERHRQGAILGAGIAEDLGAGAGDTVEIAGSQVRVIAVLVESQTFSPVAPDDAVYLPESAFSADGYAQALVISDSGEAARVAADAIREEVNAREERVELFELAALVDEINEFFGLLSTFLLGLGAISLVVAGVSILNVMLMSTVERRQEIGVMRAVGVARRDVLRVLLAEAGLIGAVGAAAGTLLTVLLVAGLVVAAEEVDAALALDPTNGYYLLLALVFGVGVGIVSGAYPAWKAANERPVEALRS
- a CDS encoding type IV pilin, with protein sequence MSSRFDDRGISPVVGAVLMFAIVVALAATTTVLVLGFGDTLESPPPFVASEQSIEVEIGGNETRHTLEFVHRGGESVDVDALSVVIGEGESRTRVPLSEFDAGAFADGTWAAGEQLDVELDESAVCDADTGEVSVDLTHNGGGGGYILSSRTIPVERGGFVIDGSRVEATTDYTANVKFVGTGWSSETADPPVNVSVHLGGERVHAWTAQNDTDEVVGSYGISRQDPETDVEVQAAGARPEYDCNVFGFDCEFVGYTWTHVSSTENSDNVRVYRDGDEAPSFSSGEGQQSAAAYVEPYIDDGEVTLDDNQAVYLFEFNEGADRDYQDAVVLVSFFTQHEEVGVYESKAEDVILCPAETTSANPNGAGDGGNGSENGNDGND
- the pdxS gene encoding pyridoxal 5'-phosphate synthase lyase subunit PdxS, with protein sequence MPEATDLEELKRGTELVKRGFAQMQKGGVIMDVVNREQARIAEDAGAVAVMVLEHVPADIRKRGGVARMPDPERVPEIIDEVSIPVMGKSRIGHRKEAEILEALGVDMIDESEVLTPADDEYHTDKRDFTSPFVCGARNLPEALRRIHEGAAMIRTKGEAGTGDVNQAVKHQRTIKNQIRTLTGLNHEEREKWAREHGAPRDLVHETAEAERLPVVNFAAGGIATPADAALMMYHGCDGIFVGSGIFGAEDPAAMGNAIVEAVNNWDDPEELARIASGTGKGMKGQSNEDMEEEEQLQGRGV
- a CDS encoding molybdenum cofactor guanylyltransferase, with protein sequence MTTGAILAGGRSTRFGDADKSVARIAGVPMVRRVADRLAGTDDPVPPGADRASGGDAVVDELAVNCRPDQRDAIAEALSGVPLPVRWAIDEEPDLGPLAGIGNACRAATEPYAAVVACDMPFVDPAFLAAMRETVAESGAEAAVPRLEDRWYQTTQAVYAAESAAEACQRALDRGDRKVLALVDQVDAVVVDDEAIRSLTAELTFTNVNTRPELDEAERAVAAAADAA
- a CDS encoding J domain-containing protein, translating into MTNRTIVVGLAGTFVGMTALLVIAGIVLHPIALALAVPFGAVSYFLWYHASGRLRDQARRSAEQAGPTERERARQRARAEANRERAYRAAGAADGGRGPGAGPGGSRRGARGPGGPRGSGARGPRDRAPSTDRMTEREAYETLGLDRTADGETVRRTYRERAKRLHPDGEDGDEEEFKRLNEAYETLTD